The nucleotide sequence GACGTCGACCTGCTCCTGCCACCGGTGGGTGTGTTCGCTCTCCTCGAAGAAGTTCACGGCACAGAAGAAGGTGCCGCCGGGACGGAGAACCCGTCGGATCTCAGCGAGGGTCGTCGCCGGATCGGTGGCGTAGTAGAACGCCTCCATGGACCAGACGTGATCGACGGTGCCGTCCCGGAAGGGGAGATGTTGGAAGTCGCCGGCGAGGAAACCGAGTGTCGGATCGTCGGTGTACGATCGGGCGTTGCGGACCATCGCCGTCGAGGCGTCGAGACCGACGCCGGACCCGATATCGCGCGTCTCGCGGAGCGCCCGGAGGGCGTAGCCCGATCCGGTGCCGAGGTCGAGGACCGTCTCGCCCGCCTCGACGGGCATCCGCGCGAGCGCCTCCTTGGCGGTGTGCCAGTGGCGCTCCTCCATTCCCCTGTCTTTCCCCTCGGCCGCCCACGCGTCGAACTCCGCCTGTACGCTCATCACCGGATCACGAGGGGAGCGAGCCA is from Haloplanus salinarum and encodes:
- a CDS encoding class I SAM-dependent methyltransferase — its product is MSVQAEFDAWAAEGKDRGMEERHWHTAKEALARMPVEAGETVLDLGTGSGYALRALRETRDIGSGVGLDASTAMVRNARSYTDDPTLGFLAGDFQHLPFRDGTVDHVWSMEAFYYATDPATTLAEIRRVLRPGGTFFCAVNFFEESEHTHRWQEQVDVEMQLWDRERYREAFRAAGLHVAEQDTIPDREIEIPSAAAFPTDDWDRREDMVDRYREWGTLLTVGVAP